One window of Sphingomonas sp. KC8 genomic DNA carries:
- a CDS encoding alpha/beta fold hydrolase — translation MTAKRLTLPGDGLELAADAFGDPAAPPVLFFHGGGQSRRSWTGSARKVGHAGYYGVTIDLRGHGESMWAPDGDYLLEAFGRDVEALLAYFDRPVTLVGASRGGQSALVGGSRHPDRVTLTMLADVAPMIDDEGVDDIRGFFRASEAGFASLDEAADALHHHLGQPRAQNVSGLAKAMRRQDERWFWRWDPKTTAAEFLHPPSEGEALIDAAKRITTPVVLVKAELSNIVTPASVAAFRRFTPQLEVVEAHGVGHMFTGDRNDAFAETLLTYLSRYPPVTA, via the coding sequence ATGACAGCGAAAAGGCTGACCCTACCGGGCGACGGACTGGAGCTTGCCGCGGACGCCTTCGGCGATCCCGCGGCACCTCCCGTGCTGTTCTTCCATGGCGGCGGCCAGAGTCGCCGTTCGTGGACCGGCTCGGCCCGCAAGGTCGGCCATGCCGGCTATTATGGCGTGACGATCGATCTTCGCGGCCATGGCGAAAGCATGTGGGCGCCTGATGGCGACTATCTGCTCGAGGCCTTTGGCCGCGACGTCGAGGCACTGCTTGCCTATTTCGACCGGCCCGTCACCCTGGTCGGCGCATCGCGTGGCGGCCAATCGGCGCTGGTAGGAGGGTCACGCCATCCCGACCGGGTGACCCTCACCATGCTGGCCGACGTCGCGCCGATGATAGATGATGAAGGCGTCGACGACATAAGGGGTTTTTTCCGTGCAAGCGAAGCGGGGTTCGCGTCGCTCGACGAGGCCGCCGATGCCCTCCACCATCATCTTGGCCAGCCAAGGGCGCAAAATGTATCCGGACTGGCCAAGGCCATGCGCCGGCAGGACGAACGCTGGTTCTGGCGATGGGACCCGAAGACCACGGCCGCCGAATTTCTCCACCCTCCCTCTGAAGGCGAGGCACTGATCGATGCGGCGAAGCGCATCACGACCCCGGTTGTGCTCGTGAAGGCCGAACTCAGCAATATCGTCACGCCCGCAAGCGTCGCCGCGTTCCGCCGCTTCACACCTCAACTCGAGGTCGTCGAGGCGCATGGCGTGGGCCACATGTTCACCGGCGACCGCAACGACGCGTTCGCCGAGACGCTGCTCACCTATTTGTCGCGCTACCCGCCGGTGACCGCATGA
- a CDS encoding VOC family protein, translating to MPSGPFAHVCMVVRDLDKAIEDWTKILKVLDPASLEKPIVRYDEFSSGSDAGMKWATFVNEHSTEIQFIQPAPGTPMGDRLEKVGEHVHHLCFTTDDVPAAMEKLKAEGLHLPGDGQTYNDPDMTWQKWSWVGAKSTHGCLIEVASPYESHDDGKWHHAPGKFAYQGPASAAAE from the coding sequence ATGCCCAGCGGTCCATTCGCCCATGTCTGCATGGTGGTTCGGGATCTCGACAAGGCGATCGAGGACTGGACCAAGATCCTCAAGGTCCTCGACCCCGCCTCGCTCGAAAAGCCGATCGTGCGCTACGACGAATTCTCGAGCGGTTCCGATGCCGGCATGAAGTGGGCGACCTTCGTCAATGAGCATTCGACCGAGATCCAGTTCATCCAGCCCGCTCCCGGCACGCCGATGGGCGATCGCCTCGAAAAGGTGGGCGAGCACGTCCATCATCTCTGCTTCACGACCGACGATGTGCCGGCCGCGATGGAGAAACTGAAGGCCGAAGGCTTGCATCTGCCCGGCGACGGCCAGACCTACAATGATCCCGATATGACCTGGCAAAAGTGGAGCTGGGTCGGCGCCAAGAGCACGCATGGCTGCCTGATCGAAGTCGCCTCGCCTTATGAGAGCCATGACGACGGCAAGTGGCATCACGCACCGGGCAAGTTCGCCTATCAGGGCCCCGCTTCCGCCGCGGCCGAATAA
- a CDS encoding SDR family oxidoreductase has protein sequence MNVAELFSVRDRVALVTGATSGIGRHIATGLAAAGAKVYICARTEAKLLKAAEEIAAETGGTVVGLVADLSTMDGIKAIAAEITSRERALHILVNNAGTLVDAPLDDYPEEGWDQVIDLNLKTPFFAMQKFLPLLRAGATPERPASVINIGSVGALKIGPREVYAYQASKGAIHWMVKSLAKKLGPDNITVNAIAPGFFESEMTVIHSEEMRQMVVSMVPRRRVGAPEDVAAAAIYLASPAGAYVTGSVLPVEGGLAI, from the coding sequence ATGAATGTCGCCGAGCTCTTTTCCGTCCGCGACCGCGTCGCCCTGGTCACGGGTGCGACGAGTGGCATCGGCCGCCACATTGCCACCGGCCTCGCTGCGGCTGGCGCCAAGGTCTATATCTGTGCGCGCACCGAAGCCAAATTGCTGAAGGCGGCCGAGGAAATTGCTGCCGAAACGGGTGGAACCGTGGTCGGACTCGTTGCCGACCTGTCCACCATGGATGGCATCAAGGCGATCGCTGCCGAAATCACCTCGCGCGAACGTGCGCTCCACATCCTCGTCAACAATGCCGGCACGCTGGTCGACGCACCTCTCGACGACTATCCCGAAGAAGGTTGGGATCAGGTCATCGATCTCAACCTCAAGACGCCCTTCTTCGCGATGCAGAAGTTCCTGCCGCTGCTGCGCGCCGGTGCCACGCCCGAACGTCCCGCCAGCGTCATCAACATCGGCTCGGTCGGAGCGCTCAAGATCGGTCCCCGCGAAGTCTACGCCTATCAGGCGTCCAAGGGCGCGATCCACTGGATGGTGAAGTCTCTGGCCAAGAAACTCGGACCCGATAACATCACGGTCAACGCCATTGCGCCGGGCTTTTTCGAGTCGGAGATGACGGTGATCCATTCCGAGGAAATGCGGCAGATGGTCGTGTCGATGGTGCCGCGCCGCCGCGTGGGTGCGCCCGAAGATGTGGCCGCAGCGGCAATCTACCTCGCATCGCCGGCCGGCGCCTATGTCACCGGCTCGGTTCTGCCGGTCGAGGGCGGCCTCGCCATCTAG
- a CDS encoding MaoC family dehydratase, producing MRYAVGDALPPFVIESVSPEAMKAWAVFLADPNPIHLDVEVVKAKGLGDRVINQGPINVAYMMNMLAAAFPGGRIESMDSRFLDNVFGGDRVVASGTITAVEDGRVACEFTLAADGRGPVNSGTATIAI from the coding sequence ATGCGCTACGCCGTCGGAGACGCCCTACCGCCGTTCGTTATCGAAAGCGTCAGCCCTGAGGCCATGAAGGCCTGGGCGGTGTTCCTCGCCGATCCCAACCCGATCCATCTCGATGTCGAGGTCGTCAAAGCCAAGGGCCTCGGAGACCGGGTGATCAACCAGGGTCCGATCAACGTCGCTTATATGATGAACATGCTCGCGGCCGCCTTTCCCGGCGGCAGGATCGAAAGCATGGACTCACGCTTTCTGGACAATGTTTTCGGTGGCGACCGGGTCGTCGCGAGCGGGACGATCACGGCGGTGGAAGACGGTCGTGTCGCCTGTGAGTTCACCCTGGCCGCCGACGGCCGGGGCCCGGTCAATTCCGGCACCGCCACTATCGCAATCTGA
- a CDS encoding alpha/beta fold hydrolase has product MTTFVLLHGGGMGGWTWKYVRELLEAKGHRVVTPTFTGFGERAHLIGRGVGNATNVTDIVNVLQYEDIKDAVLVAHSYAGTVVPGVLAQAGDRIASIVYLDAIVPHSGERIASLMGYMPEDQVVALDDMLDRGEGPIGSGVDAMQRAAAKDHPHMMDPDREKWLLDNLSDQPMRVTACAIPVGAETIKRPVDYIAAEHTVMTAMHDRARALGWTVHNHPGDHALLVGDPEGTVELILKITDSRQ; this is encoded by the coding sequence GTGACGACCTTCGTACTTCTGCACGGCGGCGGCATGGGCGGCTGGACCTGGAAATATGTCCGCGAGCTCCTGGAAGCGAAGGGACATCGCGTCGTGACGCCCACCTTCACCGGCTTTGGCGAGCGCGCCCATCTGATCGGCCGGGGCGTCGGTAATGCGACCAATGTCACCGATATCGTCAACGTCCTTCAATATGAGGACATCAAGGACGCCGTTCTTGTCGCGCACAGCTATGCCGGGACGGTTGTGCCCGGCGTTCTGGCCCAGGCCGGCGACCGGATCGCCAGCATCGTCTATCTCGACGCGATCGTGCCGCATTCAGGCGAGCGCATTGCGTCGCTTATGGGCTATATGCCCGAGGATCAGGTCGTCGCTCTCGACGACATGCTTGACCGGGGCGAAGGCCCGATCGGATCCGGTGTCGATGCCATGCAACGGGCCGCGGCCAAGGATCATCCTCACATGATGGACCCGGACCGGGAAAAATGGTTGCTCGACAATCTCTCCGACCAGCCGATGCGCGTTACCGCCTGCGCCATTCCGGTCGGCGCCGAGACGATCAAGCGGCCCGTCGACTATATCGCGGCCGAACATACGGTGATGACCGCCATGCATGACCGCGCCCGCGCGCTCGGCTGGACGGTCCACAATCATCCGGGCGACCATGCACTGCTGGTCGGCGACCCAGAGGGCACGGTCGAACTCATCCTCAAGATCACGGATTCCAGGCAATGA
- a CDS encoding acyl-CoA dehydrogenase family protein: MDFSLTEEQLAFRDTVRRWVDAECPKDWMRQLEADEENYPIELWNKLAEQGFFGIGIDEEDGGLGGDIVMQMIFARELARTAGGLLWVWGLTSFAGAKSIGLYGTPEQKERWLRPMAEGKLRVSISMTEPDGGTDVLGAMKTHAVKVDGGWKLNGAKMWTTAAKVADRLLVLARTDKDVEKRHQGLTLFFVDGKSPGVKASLLPKLGMRAMGSCEVLYEDVFVPDEDVLGEPGKAWYMMLPTLNNERIMVGAQCLGAIDGVLEDAVEYMLQRKAFGGIIGRFQVLQHYVADIATWQKTTELLLYNVAWMQAQGMNCGVEANMLKMVATENAVKAADLGIQIMGGMGYSAETDMQRYWRDHRILRMTPITNEMVRNSIAESLGLPRSY, translated from the coding sequence ATGGATTTCTCGCTGACCGAAGAACAGCTGGCCTTTCGCGACACGGTGCGCCGCTGGGTCGATGCCGAATGTCCGAAGGACTGGATGCGCCAGCTCGAGGCTGATGAGGAAAACTACCCGATCGAGCTCTGGAACAAGCTCGCCGAACAGGGCTTTTTCGGCATCGGAATCGACGAGGAGGATGGCGGCCTCGGCGGCGATATTGTCATGCAGATGATCTTCGCGCGCGAGCTCGCCCGGACCGCGGGCGGACTCCTCTGGGTCTGGGGCCTGACATCCTTTGCCGGTGCCAAGTCGATCGGCCTCTATGGAACTCCCGAGCAGAAAGAGCGCTGGCTGCGCCCGATGGCCGAAGGCAAGCTGCGGGTCTCTATCAGCATGACCGAACCCGATGGCGGGACCGACGTGCTCGGCGCGATGAAGACTCATGCCGTGAAGGTCGATGGCGGCTGGAAGCTCAATGGCGCCAAGATGTGGACCACCGCCGCCAAGGTCGCAGACCGGTTGCTGGTGCTCGCGCGGACCGACAAGGATGTCGAGAAGCGGCATCAGGGGCTCACGCTCTTCTTCGTCGACGGCAAGTCGCCGGGCGTGAAGGCCTCGCTCCTTCCCAAGCTCGGCATGCGCGCGATGGGATCCTGCGAGGTTCTCTACGAGGATGTGTTCGTTCCCGACGAGGACGTCCTCGGCGAGCCCGGCAAGGCCTGGTACATGATGCTCCCGACGCTCAACAATGAGCGGATCATGGTCGGTGCCCAGTGCCTCGGCGCAATTGATGGCGTTCTCGAGGACGCCGTCGAATATATGCTTCAGCGCAAGGCCTTCGGTGGGATCATCGGTCGCTTCCAGGTTCTCCAGCATTATGTCGCCGACATCGCCACCTGGCAGAAGACGACCGAGCTGCTCCTCTACAATGTCGCCTGGATGCAGGCGCAGGGAATGAATTGCGGCGTCGAGGCGAACATGCTCAAGATGGTCGCCACCGAAAATGCGGTGAAGGCCGCCGACCTTGGTATCCAGATCATGGGCGGAATGGGCTATTCGGCCGAGACCGACATGCAGCGCTACTGGCGCGATCACCGCATTCTCCGGATGACCCCGATCACGAACGAAATGGTCCGCAACAGCATCGCCGAGAGCCTCGGCTTGCCGCGATCCTATTGA